The sequence CCAGAGCTTGCGCCCGCAGCAGCAGGCGCCGGCCTTCGAGAGCGGCTTGTCGGCGCTGTAGATGACGCCGCCGATGCAGCCGCAGGGACACTGGTAGTTGACGTGCGCCCGCCTTGGGCCCGAGCCCATTCGCGTCGTGTAATCCATCTAAGCACCCTTTCCAGTTAACGGCCCCGGCCGGCCATCCCGGCCCGCCTCTAGCGCGTGACGAGCGCGGCACCGGCGAGATCTGCGCCCCTGCGGGAACTTGACGCTACACCCCTCCCAGGGGGGTTGGGTGTATAGTGTAGCAGCATCGCCGCCTTGTCAAGGAGCTACCGATGACCAACCACTCCTCCCATGGCGCCGGCCACACAGGCCACGCGACCGCGCTTCAGCGCGTCGCTATTCCCCTGAGCGGTCTCGACTGTGTGTGCTGCGCCGAGGAGTTGGAAGCGCGTGTAAAGAAGCTCCCCCACGTGGCCTCCGCCCGCGTCGATTTCCAGGCGGAGCGCTTGACGGTGGAGTTCCACGCCGGAATGACGACCGAGGAGGAGGTCCGGCGCGCCGTTGACGCCAGCGGACGCTGCTTCTGCGACGACGGCGCCGCGGCGCCGGCCGCCTCTCACACCGCTCATCTCCAACACGTCGCCCAGATGGCGCCCGTCATGGGCACCAAGCACGACCGCATGCAGTACGAGATGCCGTCGCTGCAGGCGCACGCGGACCACGAAACGCATCACGCGGAGGCGTCATCACACGCGGGCATGGAACACGACATGTCCGACCCGCGCGTGGCGAAGGCCATGGAGCGAGACATGCGCAACCGCTTCCTCGTCTCGCTGCTCCTCACGGTGCCAACCGTCCTTTACTCACCGCTCGGCAAGGACTTCTTCGGTGTTGACCTCCCTACGGGGCCTCTGAATAACAACTGGCTCTTGCTCATCGTCTCGACCCCCGTCGTGTCCTGGGGCGGCTGGGTCTTCCTCGCTGGCGCCGTGAGATCGCTGCGGCACCGGGCGCTGAACATGAGCGTCCTCATCGCCACCGGGGTGGTGGCGGCTTACGCGTTCAGTGTCGTGATCACCGTCGGTGACCTTGGCGAGACCTTCTTCGAAGCGGCCGCGATGCTGGTCACCTTCGTGCTCTTCGGTCATTGGATGGAGATGAAGGCGCGGCGCGGCACGACCGACGCCCTCAGGGCACTCTTCGACCTCGTCCCGCCCCGGGCGACCGTCCTGAGAGACGGCGCTGAGGTCGACGTCCCGACGTCGGACATCGTGGCCGGAGACGTGGTGGTGTTGCGGCCTGGGGACAAGGTCCCGGTAGACGGCGTAATCGAGTGGGGCGAGACCTCGATCGATGAGTCGCTAGTGACAGGCGAGTCCCTGCCCGTCGACAAGGCGCCGGGCGACCAGGTGGTGGGCGGCTCCATCAACATTTCCGGGTCCGTGCGCTTTCGGGCCACGAAGGTTGGAGCGGAGACGGCGCTAGCCCAGATCGTGCGCCTGGTGGAACAGGCTCAGAACTCGAAAGCGCCCGGCCAGCGTCTCGCGGACCGGGCCGCCTCGTATCTCGTTGTGCTGGCGGTGGGTTCAGGTCTGGTCACCTTTCTCGTCTGGCAATTCCTCATCGGCGAGTCGACGCTGCAGGCCCTGACGTTCGCCATCTCTGCCGTAGTCATCGCCTGCCCGGACGCTCTTGGCCTCGCGACCCCGACCGCCGTCACGGTCGGGACCGGGCTGGGCGCGCGGCACAACATCCTGTTCAAGGACGCCTCCACGCTGGAGGGCGCCGCCAGGATCAGCGCCGTCGTCCTTGACAAGACCGGCACGCTCACAGAGGGCAGCCCGCGGCTCGCCGGCGTGGCGGCCGTCGACGTCTCCGAAGATGAGTTGCTGTCGCTCACGGCTTCGGCGGAGTCGGGCAGCGGACACCCGTTGGCCCAGGCCATCGTCCAGGGTGCAAGGGGGCGAGGGGTCGCGCTCGGCGAGCCTTCGGCCTTCGAGTCCGTGACGGGCAAGGGCATCCGGGCCGTCGTCCGCGGCCGGCTAGTTGTGGTCGGCAACCGGCGTTTTCTGGAGGAGCAGTCGATCCAGGTGGAGCAGTTGGCAGAGAGCGCTGCCGGCGAGGCGCAGGCCGGCCGCACGCCGATGTTCGTGGCCGTTGACGGCCGCGCCGCGGGCCTGGTGTCTGTCGCGGACACCGTGAAACCGAGCGCCCGCCTTGCGGTGCGGCGCCTACGAGAGATCGGCATTGAGGTGGTGATGATAACCGGCGACAACGAACGGACGGCTGCGGCCGTGGCGAAGGAGCTCGGCATTGAGCGCGCCTTTGCCGAGGTCCTGCCGGAGGACAAAGCGCGCTACGTCCGGCAGTTGCAGGAGGAAGGGCACTTCGTAGCTATGGTCGGCGACGGCGTGAACGACGCCCCCGCGCTCGCGCAGGCGGACATCGGCATCGCCATCGGTGCCGGGACCGATGTCGCCATCGAGACGGCCCGTGTGGTGCTTATGAAGAGCGACCCGCTCGACGTGGTACGCGCGATCAGGCTCAGCAAAGCGACTGTGCGAAAGATGAAGCAGAATCTGTTCTGGGCCTCGGTGTACAACGTGCTCGCGATCCCCGTCGCCGCCGGCGTCCTCTATCGTCCCCTGGGCATCGAACTGCGGCCCGAATGGTCGGCGCTGCTGATGTCTCTGAGCTCGATCATCGTCGCCACGAACGCCGTGCTCCTCAAATGCTCCGAGCGAGACATCGTTGCCGGCTAGTAGGCGCTGGCTCTCCAGGTACCTCTTACAGGCCCGAGCATTTGCCCGCCGGGGGGTGCCCACTTATTCTGGAATGGCCGCGCCGGCTCA comes from Dehalococcoidia bacterium and encodes:
- a CDS encoding heavy metal translocating P-type ATPase; the protein is MTNHSSHGAGHTGHATALQRVAIPLSGLDCVCCAEELEARVKKLPHVASARVDFQAERLTVEFHAGMTTEEEVRRAVDASGRCFCDDGAAAPAASHTAHLQHVAQMAPVMGTKHDRMQYEMPSLQAHADHETHHAEASSHAGMEHDMSDPRVAKAMERDMRNRFLVSLLLTVPTVLYSPLGKDFFGVDLPTGPLNNNWLLLIVSTPVVSWGGWVFLAGAVRSLRHRALNMSVLIATGVVAAYAFSVVITVGDLGETFFEAAAMLVTFVLFGHWMEMKARRGTTDALRALFDLVPPRATVLRDGAEVDVPTSDIVAGDVVVLRPGDKVPVDGVIEWGETSIDESLVTGESLPVDKAPGDQVVGGSINISGSVRFRATKVGAETALAQIVRLVEQAQNSKAPGQRLADRAASYLVVLAVGSGLVTFLVWQFLIGESTLQALTFAISAVVIACPDALGLATPTAVTVGTGLGARHNILFKDASTLEGAARISAVVLDKTGTLTEGSPRLAGVAAVDVSEDELLSLTASAESGSGHPLAQAIVQGARGRGVALGEPSAFESVTGKGIRAVVRGRLVVVGNRRFLEEQSIQVEQLAESAAGEAQAGRTPMFVAVDGRAAGLVSVADTVKPSARLAVRRLREIGIEVVMITGDNERTAAAVAKELGIERAFAEVLPEDKARYVRQLQEEGHFVAMVGDGVNDAPALAQADIGIAIGAGTDVAIETARVVLMKSDPLDVVRAIRLSKATVRKMKQNLFWASVYNVLAIPVAAGVLYRPLGIELRPEWSALLMSLSSIIVATNAVLLKCSERDIVAG